DNA from Deltaproteobacteria bacterium:
CCGCGAGCTGCGCTCCGCGCTGCGGACGTGATCGTGCGACTGGATGTTCCTCTCCGTGTAGGGGCGACGCATGCGTCGCCCGCGCGGTGATGCGTTGGCCGGGAGAAGACGGAGGGCGAGGCAAGCATCGCCCCTACGCCTTGCGATTCTCGTAGGGTCCCTATGCGGACTATCTGTCACTAGCGAGTGAGAACCAACGACTCGATGAGATCCACAGAGATCTCATCCAGCGATTTGACAACACGCGTTGCCAACGTGAAGTCGTTGTCGATAGTAAAATCGTGCGGCACGGCGATGCACAAGCAGCCAGCGCGGTGGGCCGCCACCACGCCCTTGTGCGCGTCCTCGATCACCACACAGCGGTCAGGTGGAAGGCCGAGTCGCGCCGCGGCGGTGAGAAAGGCGGCGGGCTCGGGCTTGGCCCCAACGTAGTCCTCGCGCGTCACGATCGCCGCGAAGTAGCCGCGCAGTTCGAATCGGTCCATCACATAGTCGACCTCGTCGCGCTTAGAGTTGGTGGCGAGTGCGATCGGAAACGTCGTGCCGAGTCGCGCCAACGCCGCGACGGCGCCGGGCATCAACGTGACCTCGCTGTGCAGGAGTTCTTGATACACCGGATTCTTCAGCGCCCGGAGCTGGTCGGGCGCCATCGGCAGATTGTATTTCTTGACCGCATACTCTGGCCCGCGACCGCCGGCGATCCATTCGCGACCGTATTCCTCGCGCGTGACCTGAACGCCGAAGGGCTGCAGTACCCGGCAGTAGGCCCGATACTGCAACCCCTCAGAGTCGATGATCACGCCGTCGAGATCAAAAATGATCCCCAACGAACACGAGTCACGATCACGATCCACGATCCTACTTCACCACCGCAATGCTCTTGATGATGACCGGCTCGGCCGGCACGTTCTGGTGCGGGATCTTCGTGGTGGTGGCGACTTTCTCGATCTTGTGGACCACGTCGAGTCCGGCGATGACCTTGCCGAAGACGGCGTAGCCATGGCCATCGGGTTTGGGGCGGGTGAGGTTGTCGTTGTTGACGACATTGATGAAGAACTGCGCCGTGGCGCTGTCGGGATCGCCGGTGCGCGCCATGGCGATGGTTCCTTCATCGTTCTTCAAGCCGTTGTCGGCCTCGTTTTTGATCGGCGCGTTGGTGGGCTTCTGGCGCATCTCCTGGTCGAAGCCGCCGCCCTGAATCATGAAGCCGGGGATGACGCGATGGAACACGGTCCCGTCGTAGAACTTGCTGTTCACGTAGGCGAGGAAGTTCTTCACCGTGATGGGTGCCTTCACTTCGTCCAATTCGATTTTGATGTCGCCCATTGATGTCGAGACGAGAACCACAGGATTTTTCCCTTCTCCGGCAAACGCGCCGGACCCGGCGAGGCTCACACAGAGAGCCCCGGCAATGACAACGAACCACTTCATCATGCACCTCCTGAGAAATAAATCGCAGCATCCATAGCAACTCGGTTCGTGGGTGCAACCCTTGACCTCTTGAACCCCCACCCCTGCAGACCCTAGAGTGGCACAGAAGGAGTTCGAGATGGCCGACGCCGAACTGCTCCGTGCCGATGCGTTTCCGATCGAACAGGCGAGCGTACGCGGTTTCACCATGCGCTTCGTCCGCGCCGGCATCGGCGGCTTTCCGCTGTTGCTGATCCACGGCTGGCCGGAAACCAAACGCATCTGGTACCGCAACATCGCGCCGCTGGTGGCGGCCGGCTTCGAGGTGATCGCGCCGGATCTGCGCGGCTTCGGCGACAGTGACATTCCCGCCGACGGCTTCTTCGATCTGGCCGCACACGCGCGCGATCTCTACGCGCTGGTGCATGACGGACTTGGTCACCAACAGATCGTGGTGGTGGGCGGCGATCTGGGCGGCGCGATTCTGCAAGACCTGGGGATGCGGTTCCCCGGCTTCGTCGTGCGGCAAGTGGTGTTCAACTCACCGTTGCCCTATCTGCGCGAAGAGCACCGAGGCTTGCGCACGCGGCCGGCAATGGAAGCCGCCGACTACTATCTCCGCCAGGGAACCGGGGCCGACAGCTTACTCGCCGAGCTCTCCACTGAACTCTTGCGGCGCGACTACATCGCGGCGTTCTATGGCCATCGCTTCTGGGCGTCGCCGGGCACCTTCACGTCGGCGGCAGTGACCTTTCTCAGCGAGCCGTTTGCCGATCCGGCGAAGCTGCGCGCCGGCTGGGGCAACTACGAGTCGGCGATGGGGACGCGGCCGCAGTCCGAGCCGCCGCTGTGGGGCAAGAATACGATCCCGACGTTGATTCTGTTCGGCCCCGACGACCACGTCATCTATCCCGACTTCGACGAAATGGCCGCGCGTGTGTTTCCGGAACACATCGGGCCATTTCGCCTCAGCCGGTGCGGCCACTTCCTACAATGGGAACAAGCTCACGTACTCAATCAGACCGTGCGCTACTTCTGCGCCGATCTGCTGGCGCGACGCCGCTGAGCGAAGTGGCCTACGAATGACTCGGTGGCCTCACGTGCGGAAGTCGAGGACCGGACGAACCTCGACCGCGCGTTTGCCCATGCCCGGTATGCGCGCGGCGAACGACAGCGCCTCGTCGAGATCCTTGGCGTCGACCAAATAGTAGCCACCAAATTGTTCCTTAGTTTCGGCGTACGGCCCGTCCGTAATGAGCGGCCTACCTTCGCCGAGGCGCACGGTAGTGGCGGCGCTGCTCGGCGCCAAGCCGCCGCATCCCTTGTACTTACCTGCCTTCCGAAGATCTTGCTCCAAGCGCTCGTGCTCGCGCATGATTGGCGCCATCTCTTCCTGGCTCTTCGTGGTCCAATCCGCCTCATTGGCGTAAATCATCAGCACATAGATCATGCGAATCCTCCCTTCTCGTCTCTCTAGTCGAACGACCACCGCCGTGCTCGACACTTGCGGAGACACATTTTCACTCAGCCTCCAGACGCTAGGGCTTCCACGTAACGACCACCTTGCCGGTCGATCCGCGGCTTTCGAGAA
Protein-coding regions in this window:
- a CDS encoding alpha/beta fold hydrolase — translated: MADAELLRADAFPIEQASVRGFTMRFVRAGIGGFPLLLIHGWPETKRIWYRNIAPLVAAGFEVIAPDLRGFGDSDIPADGFFDLAAHARDLYALVHDGLGHQQIVVVGGDLGGAILQDLGMRFPGFVVRQVVFNSPLPYLREEHRGLRTRPAMEAADYYLRQGTGADSLLAELSTELLRRDYIAAFYGHRFWASPGTFTSAAVTFLSEPFADPAKLRAGWGNYESAMGTRPQSEPPLWGKNTIPTLILFGPDDHVIYPDFDEMAARVFPEHIGPFRLSRCGHFLQWEQAHVLNQTVRYFCADLLARRR
- a CDS encoding peptidyl-prolyl cis-trans isomerase translates to MMKWFVVIAGALCVSLAGSGAFAGEGKNPVVLVSTSMGDIKIELDEVKAPITVKNFLAYVNSKFYDGTVFHRVIPGFMIQGGGFDQEMRQKPTNAPIKNEADNGLKNDEGTIAMARTGDPDSATAQFFINVVNNDNLTRPKPDGHGYAVFGKVIAGLDVVHKIEKVATTTKIPHQNVPAEPVIIKSIAVVK
- a CDS encoding YciI family protein encodes the protein MIYVLMIYANEADWTTKSQEEMAPIMREHERLEQDLRKAGKYKGCGGLAPSSAATTVRLGEGRPLITDGPYAETKEQFGGYYLVDAKDLDEALSFAARIPGMGKRAVEVRPVLDFRT
- a CDS encoding HAD family phosphatase, with protein sequence MDRDRDSCSLGIIFDLDGVIIDSEGLQYRAYCRVLQPFGVQVTREEYGREWIAGGRGPEYAVKKYNLPMAPDQLRALKNPVYQELLHSEVTLMPGAVAALARLGTTFPIALATNSKRDEVDYVMDRFELRGYFAAIVTREDYVGAKPEPAAFLTAAARLGLPPDRCVVIEDAHKGVVAAHRAGCLCIAVPHDFTIDNDFTLATRVVKSLDEISVDLIESLVLTR